The Sorex araneus isolate mSorAra2 chromosome 5, mSorAra2.pri, whole genome shotgun sequence genome has a segment encoding these proteins:
- the PLEKHN1 gene encoding pleckstrin homology domain-containing family N member 1 isoform X1 has protein sequence MGNSQCVPQAPRRLRASFSRKPSLKGTREDSARKLVGLFGTEASPDRDTTADKIFYYIPGTDIPGLQNQQENLEQPFLSVFKKGRRRVPVRSLGKVVHYAKVQLRFQHSQEASDCYLELFPAHLYFQAVGSEGLTFQGLLPLTELSVCPLEGSGEPAFQITGPLPAPLLVLCPSHAELGRWLYHLEKQMALLGGLRRCHSAPPQGPPEDELPWTLQRRLTRLRTVSGRHKVGSAICASRVRLQHLPSQEQCDRLLLLYPTSLAIFSEEADGLCFKGELPLSAVHINLEEKEKQIRSFLIEGPLINTIRVVCASYEDYSRWLLCLQAVTGPQGFPGLQAPTQIRGGGRSSLSSDGRTSWDSGCPAPPSTHTSQSLPESLVVSPVSCPAQTPPEGDSTSKHKLELRRSGSTRSPRSKARGERPGPTSPLHLDLTKLSLEGSPEAPDPSLETPHSPLYADPYTPPATSHHKVTDVRGLDEHTLHLKSGPGRVEGLRRPQSHVLRQFLSAMQSSLRSEPASSFPSIPVSVPVSDAGCGLSKKGTLVSRASPRHRGRAPPPPDSPQLVSPAKDGSPLPVPPPADGRAPRSYNLWDKAPSPCRQRWPRFSVPETEGGPLHWI, from the exons GATATCCCAGGGCTGCAGAACCAGCAAGAAAATCTGGAACAGCCATTCCTGAGTGTCTTCAAGAAGGGTCGGCGGAGAGTGCCTGTGAGGAGTCTGGGCAAGGTCGTACACTATGCCAAGGTCCAGCTGCGGttccagcacagccag GAAGCCAGTGACTGCTACCTGGAGCTCTTCCCCGCTCACCTGTACTTCCAGGCCGTGGGTTCCGAAGGCCTCACTTTCCAG GGCCTACTGCCGCTGACGGAGCTCAGTGTCTGCCCGCTGGAGGGGTCCGGAGAGCCTGCCTTCCAGATCACAG gccccctgcctgcacccctgctcGTGCTGTGCCCCAGCCATGCAGAGCTGGGCCGCTGGCTCTACCACCTGGAGAAGCAGATGGCCCTCCTGGGCGGGCTGCGGCGCTGCCACTCGGCCCCCCCGCAG GGCCCCCCTGAGGACGAGCTCCCCTGGACTCTGCAGCGCAGGCTCACCAGACTGCGGACAGTGTCGGGACGCCACAAGGTGGGCAGTGCCATCTGTGCTTCCAGAGTGAGGTTGCAGCATCTGCCCTCCCAG GAGCAGTGTGACCGGCTGCTGCTCCTGTACCCGACCTCCCTGGCCATCTTCTCCGAGGAAGCTGACGGGCTTTGCTTCAAG GGAGAGCTGCCGCTTAGTGCTGTCCACATCAAcctggaagagaaggagaaacagaTCCGCTCTTTCCTGATTGAAG GCCCCCTCATCAACACCATCCGAGTGGTGTGTGCCAGCTACGAGGATTACAGCCGCTGGCTTCTGTGCCTGCAGGCAGTGACCGGCCCCCAGGGCTTCCCAGGGCTCCAGGCACCCACACAG ATCAGGGGTGGTGGCCGAAGCTCGCTCTCCTCAGATGGACGAACCAGCTGGGACTCAGGGTGCCCGGCACCCCCGTCCACCCACACAAGCCAGTCTCTCCCTGAATCCTTGGTGGTATCCCCTGTGAGCTGCCCTGCACAGACTCCACCT GAGGGGGACAGCACCAGCAAACACAAGTTGGAGTTGAGACGGAGCGGCAGCACTCGGTCCCCCAGGAGCAAGGCCCGAGGAGAGAGGCCTGGTCCAACCAGCCCCCTGCACCTCGACCTGACCAAG CTTAGCCTGGAAGGCAGCCCTGAGGCCCCAGACCCTTCTCTGGAGACCCCACACTCCCCGCTGTATGCTGACCCCTACACACCACCCGCCACCTCCCACCACAAGGTCACAGATGTTCGGGGCCTGGACGAG CACACCCTGCATCTGAAGTCGGGCCCTGGCCGAGTTGAGGGGCTCAGGAGGCCTCAGTCCCACGTTCTCCGACAGTTCCTCAGCGCCATGCAGAGCTCGCTGCGGTCCGAGCCCGCGAGCTCATTCCCCTCGATCCCTGTGTCGGTGCCCGTGTCAGACGCCGGCTGTGGACTGTCCAAGAAGGGGACCCTGGTGTCGCGGGCCTCCCCACGGCATCGAGGTCGGGCCCCACCACCGCCAGACTCCCCGCAGCTT GTCTCCCCTGCGAAGGACGGTTCTCCTCTCCCCGTGCCTCCTCCTGCCG aTGGCCGTGCCCCCAGGAGCTACAACCTCTGGGACAAGGCCCCATCCCCCTGCCGGCAGCGGTGGCCCCGGTTCAGTGTGCCTGAGACTGAGGGGGGGCCCTTGCACTGGATCTGA
- the PLEKHN1 gene encoding pleckstrin homology domain-containing family N member 1 isoform X2: protein MGNSQCVPQAPRRLRASFSRKPSLKGTREDSARKLVGLFGTEASPDRDTTADKIFYYIPGTDIPGLQNQQENLEQPFLSVFKKGRRRVPVRSLGKVVHYAKVQLRFQHSQEASDCYLELFPAHLYFQAVGSEGLTFQGLLPLTELSVCPLEGSGEPAFQITGPLPAPLLVLCPSHAELGRWLYHLEKQMALLGGLRRCHSAPPQRRLTRLRTVSGRHKVGSAICASRVRLQHLPSQEQCDRLLLLYPTSLAIFSEEADGLCFKGELPLSAVHINLEEKEKQIRSFLIEGPLINTIRVVCASYEDYSRWLLCLQAVTGPQGFPGLQAPTQIRGGGRSSLSSDGRTSWDSGCPAPPSTHTSQSLPESLVVSPVSCPAQTPPEGDSTSKHKLELRRSGSTRSPRSKARGERPGPTSPLHLDLTKLSLEGSPEAPDPSLETPHSPLYADPYTPPATSHHKVTDVRGLDEHTLHLKSGPGRVEGLRRPQSHVLRQFLSAMQSSLRSEPASSFPSIPVSVPVSDAGCGLSKKGTLVSRASPRHRGRAPPPPDSPQLVSPAKDGSPLPVPPPADGRAPRSYNLWDKAPSPCRQRWPRFSVPETEGGPLHWI from the exons GATATCCCAGGGCTGCAGAACCAGCAAGAAAATCTGGAACAGCCATTCCTGAGTGTCTTCAAGAAGGGTCGGCGGAGAGTGCCTGTGAGGAGTCTGGGCAAGGTCGTACACTATGCCAAGGTCCAGCTGCGGttccagcacagccag GAAGCCAGTGACTGCTACCTGGAGCTCTTCCCCGCTCACCTGTACTTCCAGGCCGTGGGTTCCGAAGGCCTCACTTTCCAG GGCCTACTGCCGCTGACGGAGCTCAGTGTCTGCCCGCTGGAGGGGTCCGGAGAGCCTGCCTTCCAGATCACAG gccccctgcctgcacccctgctcGTGCTGTGCCCCAGCCATGCAGAGCTGGGCCGCTGGCTCTACCACCTGGAGAAGCAGATGGCCCTCCTGGGCGGGCTGCGGCGCTGCCACTCGGCCCCCCCGCAG CGCAGGCTCACCAGACTGCGGACAGTGTCGGGACGCCACAAGGTGGGCAGTGCCATCTGTGCTTCCAGAGTGAGGTTGCAGCATCTGCCCTCCCAG GAGCAGTGTGACCGGCTGCTGCTCCTGTACCCGACCTCCCTGGCCATCTTCTCCGAGGAAGCTGACGGGCTTTGCTTCAAG GGAGAGCTGCCGCTTAGTGCTGTCCACATCAAcctggaagagaaggagaaacagaTCCGCTCTTTCCTGATTGAAG GCCCCCTCATCAACACCATCCGAGTGGTGTGTGCCAGCTACGAGGATTACAGCCGCTGGCTTCTGTGCCTGCAGGCAGTGACCGGCCCCCAGGGCTTCCCAGGGCTCCAGGCACCCACACAG ATCAGGGGTGGTGGCCGAAGCTCGCTCTCCTCAGATGGACGAACCAGCTGGGACTCAGGGTGCCCGGCACCCCCGTCCACCCACACAAGCCAGTCTCTCCCTGAATCCTTGGTGGTATCCCCTGTGAGCTGCCCTGCACAGACTCCACCT GAGGGGGACAGCACCAGCAAACACAAGTTGGAGTTGAGACGGAGCGGCAGCACTCGGTCCCCCAGGAGCAAGGCCCGAGGAGAGAGGCCTGGTCCAACCAGCCCCCTGCACCTCGACCTGACCAAG CTTAGCCTGGAAGGCAGCCCTGAGGCCCCAGACCCTTCTCTGGAGACCCCACACTCCCCGCTGTATGCTGACCCCTACACACCACCCGCCACCTCCCACCACAAGGTCACAGATGTTCGGGGCCTGGACGAG CACACCCTGCATCTGAAGTCGGGCCCTGGCCGAGTTGAGGGGCTCAGGAGGCCTCAGTCCCACGTTCTCCGACAGTTCCTCAGCGCCATGCAGAGCTCGCTGCGGTCCGAGCCCGCGAGCTCATTCCCCTCGATCCCTGTGTCGGTGCCCGTGTCAGACGCCGGCTGTGGACTGTCCAAGAAGGGGACCCTGGTGTCGCGGGCCTCCCCACGGCATCGAGGTCGGGCCCCACCACCGCCAGACTCCCCGCAGCTT GTCTCCCCTGCGAAGGACGGTTCTCCTCTCCCCGTGCCTCCTCCTGCCG aTGGCCGTGCCCCCAGGAGCTACAACCTCTGGGACAAGGCCCCATCCCCCTGCCGGCAGCGGTGGCCCCGGTTCAGTGTGCCTGAGACTGAGGGGGGGCCCTTGCACTGGATCTGA
- the PERM1 gene encoding PGC-1 and ERR-induced regulator in muscle protein 1, with amino-acid sequence MENFQYSVHLSEQDWAEFLATAEECDLLQASLASGDELLSSDIDQGDSSGSSPPGPPPHLKGQSTPAGRGWPGFEEEDKAVTRQLVSSSWREPGLALGASQQTPSTSTQSEAWLSLSSGQNSSFPGSSRSEMQRLLQGPAPRGPALSPPEGTSQSSEAPARSTAPQGHPSSPGAPTRSPSRKKRRSAGTKAGCRSSTPGSAPTQASSPLGANTRSRSPGPGEGPLATVGMRTPGTRQEKSWQDSTEAPEQMATQSLDLSTPASPTKQGQDRLRMTSGAQPHAKSSPALEGRLDSSVAKLDTPLSTPASKTQPDTPLSTPTSRTQPNTPLSTPTSKLHLNTPPSTPATKTQPDTPLSTPASRTQSNMPLSTPASKIQPDTPLSTPASKPQPDMPLSTPASKPQPDMPLSTPASKPQPDTPLSTPAAKTQPDTPLSTHASKTQPDTPLSTPTSKLHLNTPPSTPAAKTQPDTPLSTPASRTPPDTSLSTPASKIQPDTPPFTPASKLQPDTPLSTPASKPHLNTLLSTPASETQPNTPLSTPASKTQSDTPASKSQPDTSLSTPASKTQPDTPLSTPVSKPQPDTPLSTLTSKPQPDTPPSILTSKTQPDTPPSTPTSKPHLNTPQSTPASKPQPDTPSSTPASKSQPDTPSSTPSSEIQPDTPPSTPISKLQLDTSLSTPPSKIEFDTPLSTLASVPQPNMPLSIPASEIQPNMPLSTPSSKIQPDTYLSTFVSKPQLNTPPSTPASEPQPNTPLAIPTSEPQPNTPPSTPTSEPQPNTPLAIPTSKPRLDTDLGRTSPVVEKEVDSSVFASKAAPPTAPPAVDLLTPAPTPQSGPSALGMESAPVSELGLSPAVASGWPQENPRGKSPEGAPAGPAPVPRRKKVRFSVPPSCPEEPGSGGAPAPPSPATTWPPALRTVAGGCGGPGAWDAVAVGSRPPQPRILKHLPPPAPSASAGSGPRSSFVVTLPEAYEFFFCDTIEEEEEEAEEASEIPTEVQWPDVCEFFFRDRQTQRAGLKGGTQASAPGKEPVPGFPAPMKDPAPITTPETYEHFVRENQPRSTLEPAVLQLQATGKESLPEAPSRKVGPGCSQEPQCAATKQPQLALRQTGEPWGPLTSFNFSQKDMCLVFVAFASWAVRTSDLHNPDAWKTVLLANLGTVSAIRYFRRHVGRRHRSPRRSRSPSPSS; translated from the exons ATGGAGAACTTCCAGTACAGCGTCCATTTGAGCGAGCAGGACTGGGCTGAGTTCTTGGCCACAGCTGAGGAGTGTGACCTCCTGCAGGCCAGCCTGGCCTCCGGGGACGAGCTCCTGTCCAGTGACATTGACCAAGGGGACAGCAGTGGCAGTAGTCCTCCTGGGCCCCCACCTCATCTCAAGGGGCAGTCTACTCCtgcggggaggggctggcctgGCTTCGAGGAAGAGGACAAGGCGGTCACCCGACAGCTGGTCAGCAGTTCTTGGCGTGAgcctgggctggccctgggggccAGTCAGCAGACGCCGAGCACGTCCACACAGTCGGAAGCTTGGCTGTCCCTTAGCTCTGGCCAGAACTCGTCCTTCCCTGGGTCTTCCAGATCCGAGATGCAGCGACTTCTGCAGGGGCCAGCCCCCCGGggtcctgccctcagcccccctgAAGGGACTTCTCAGAGCTCAGAGGCCCCCGCCCGCAGCACCGCGCCCCAGGGGCACCCCAGCAGCCCTGGAGCCCCGACACGCAGCCCCAGCCGAAAGAAGAGGCGCTCTGCAGGCACCAAGGCCGGGTGCCGCTCCAGCACCCCGGGATCTGCTCCCACCCAGGCAAGCTCGCCCCTGGGAGCCAACACCAGGTCcaggagcccagggcctggggagggacccTTGGCTACGGTTGGAATGCGGACCCCAGGCACCAGGCAGGAAAAGTCATGGCAAGACTCTACAGAGGCCCCTGAGCAGATGGCCACACAGAGTTTGGATCTGTCTACACCCGCCTCTCCCACCAAGCAAGGTCAAGACCGGCTCAGAATGACCTCTGGggcccagccacatgcaaaatccTCACCTGCCCTGGAGGGTCGCCTGGATAGCTCAGTGGCTAAGTTAGACACACCTCTGTCTACACCCGCCTCCAAGACTCAGCCCGATACGCCTCTGTCTACACCCACCTCCAGGACTCAGCCCAATACGCCTCTGTCTACACCCACCTCCAAGCTTCACCTTAACACACCTCCGTCTACACCTGCCACCAAGACTCAGCCCGACACACCTCTGTCTACACCCGCCTCCAGGACTCAGTCCAATATGCCTCTGTCTACACCTGCCTCTAAGATTCAGCCCGACACACCTCTGTCTACACCCGCCTCCAAGCCTCAGCCCGATATGCCTCTGTCTACACCCGCCTCCAAGCCTCAGCCCGATATGCCTCTGTCTACACCCGCCTCCAAGCCTCAGCCCGATACACCTCTGTCTACACCTGCCGCCAAGACTCAGCCCGACACACCTCTGTCTACACATGCCTCTAAGACTCAGCCGGATACGCCTCTGTCTACACCCACCTCCAAGCTTCACCTCAACACACCTCCGTCTACACCTGCCGCCAAGACTCAGCCCGACACACCTCTGTCTACACCCGCCTCCAGGACTCCACCTGATACATCTCTGTCTACACCTGCCTCTAAGATTCAGCCTGACACACCTCCGTTTACACCCGCCTCCAAGCTTCAGCCCGATACGCCTCTGTCTACACCCGCCTCCAAGCCTCACCTCAACACACTTCTGTCTACACCCGCCTCCGAGACTCAGCCCAATACGCCTCTGTCTACACCTGCCTCCAAGACTCAGTCTGACACACCCGCCTCCAAGTCTCAGCCTGACACGTCTCTGTCTACACCTGCCTCCAAGACTCAGCCCGACACACCTCTGTCTACACCTGTCTCCAAGCCTCAGCCTGATACACCTCTGTCTACACTCACCTCCAAACCTCAGCCCGACACACCTCCGTCTATACTCACCTCCAAGACTCAGCCTGACACACCTCCGTCTACACCCACATCTAAGCCTCATCTCAACACACCTCAGTCTACACCTGCCTCCAAGCCTCAGCCTGACACACCTTCGTCTACACCTGCCTCCAAATCTCAGCCTGACACACCTTCATCTACACCCTCCTCCGAGATTCAACCTGACACGCCTCCATCTACACCCATTTCCAAGCTTCAACTCGACACATCTCTGTCTACACCCCCCTCCAAGATTGAATTCGATACACCTTTGTCTACACTTGCCTCTGTGCCTCAGCCTAACATGCCTTTGTCTATACCTGCCTCTGAGATTCAACCCAATATGCCTCTGTCTACACCCTCCTCCAAGATTCAACCTGACACATATCTCTCTACATTTGTCTCTAAGCCTCAGCTCAACACACCTCCGTCTACACCTGCCTCCGAGCCTCAGCCCAACACACCTCTGGCTATACCCACCTCCGAGCCTCAGCCCAACACACCTCCGTCTACACCCACCTCCGAGCCTCAGCCCAACACTCCTCTGGCTATACCCACCTCCAAGCCTAGACTGGACACAGACTTGGGCAGAACCAGCCCAGTGGTGGAAAAAGAGGTGGACTCATCTGTCTTTGCCTCCAAGGCTGCACCCCCTACAGCTCCGCCTGCTGTGGACCTGCTCacacctgcccccactccccagaGTGGGCCTTCTGCTCTGGGCATGGAGAGTGCCCCTGTGAGTGAGCTGGGTCTGAGCCCTGCTGTGGCTTCAGGGTGGCCCCAGGAAAACCCCAGAGGCAAATCCCCAGAAGGCGCCCCTGCTGGTCCTGCCCCAGTGCCCAGGAGGAAGAAAGTGCGGTTCTCCGTGCCACCTTCCTGCCCCGAGGAGCCAGGCTCAGGAGGGGCCCCGGCGCCCCCTTCACCTGCCACAACCTGGCCCCCCGCCCTCAGGACAGTGgcagggggctgcggggggcctgGAGCCTGGGATGCCGTGGCCGTTGGGTCTCGCCCCCCCCAGCCTCGGATCCTTAAGCACTTGCCTCCACCCGCCCCCTCTGCTTCAGCGGGGTCTGGACCTCGGAGCTCCTTTGTGGTGACCCTCCCTGAAGCCTACGAGTTTTTTTTCTGTGACACcattgaagaggaagaagaagaggctGAGGAGGCCTCAGAAATTCCCACTGAAGTTCAGTGGCCGGATGTGTGTGAGTTCTTCTTCAGAGACAGACAAACCCAGAGGGCAGGGCTCAAAGGGGGCACCCAAGCCTCAGCACCCGGGAAGGAGCCCGTACCAGGCTTCCCAGCCCCCATGAAGGACCCTGCACCCATCACTACCCCTGAGACCTATGAGCACTTCGTCAGAGAGAATCAGCCAAGAAGCACATTGGAGCCGGCAGTCCTCCAGCTGCAGGCCACAGGCAAAGAGTCGCTCCCTGAGGCACCGTCCCGGAAAGTGGGGCCTGGCTGCTCCCAGGAACCCCAGTGTGCTGCCACTAAGCAGCCCCAGCTGGCACTCAGGCAAACAG GGGAGCCCTGGGGTCCTCTCACTTCGTTTAACTTCAGCCAGAAGGACATGTGCCTGGTGTTTGTAGCCTTTGCCTCCTGGGCTGTGAGGACGTCAGATCTGCACAACCCCGATGCCTGGAAAACAG TCCTGCTGGCCAACCTCGGCACCGTCTCAGCCATCCGCTACTTCCGCCGGCATGTGGGGCGCAGGCACCGCAGCCCCCGCCGCAGCAgaagccccagccccagctcctag